A genomic window from Antedon mediterranea chromosome 4, ecAntMedi1.1, whole genome shotgun sequence includes:
- the LOC140046938 gene encoding uncharacterized protein yields MAGLHHYPPNYNLRRDQSLDEFEQFETFLKMQSQNSEEGNWMETLREQGVLCDGEFDDEDEDNNLPLDSQRHLQLNTSEEDALAKQGVLFSTDDLTTDDQRDMSERQSNFHNNHKYHGRDKFEDNNVLDEFLHKSTSPYSIEQEEEPELSYLDDDDYEGSIPSDQTDNRLEDQNSEEFNSDSERKHDDGDENHKRIILNHHNTLARTIHAGVSPHPDSFTRDSDPIPFSRSQSIRSSLRSLHSEESGSVALDKYLDPQLERTIQEVASQVESFASPRHSSADGHAYMTSENEMDTTGQVTSYMTEEVNDVEVNDPYSSQRMRQMWKEDSAVESYGSDTGPVSESANMNLGNFVPNAVLRNRPPKPSAIKLKKKVPNNHSLAQPIKAFTVKPEEASNNGADEVSERKQKIVEEEEFMSSNGHKKKSPRIISLSTLSIDSNLPADELVHQLKHEKSSRKQNDELVDRLQQDYDDLLQKYALAEVTIDQLRLGAKINLYSDPETPRTKSRNTTPRANHQQTIHLPQPQRAAALSTDASQNISRRSENNHMLSPYETPPPNLLSGHASEETERSAPDDVNKRKRLMSENAIGRVQGASSSQQEDTSSFPEFTGSEGIVIGLQFQTNGLREQVEVFESQLSNNELQPSEQDQILSKLRGDHERLEQDYMQAKEEHQARCRREGNLSNEKFDPDRELEGEVFQLGMKLDDINETVEENLRNQRPETPPTRRDFIPEHSIEDEIERRRQNMDQEYNSLMDRYDQLKKSTYFPNRDQEVEELVLKLENLHHQDPSRYPLKPQVGEKTSTIPGQFLSASHQGVTSPASSNKGDISFSSTPGKTPDSSKVTPKKGSSATKIPRWNSNMNHEGSISESTASPDTVRRNITNEFHKNGPGKSVLPRPRSQDSQETGSRQKSPELDRDSGFMGSESSRQSQLTNHSGVGIVTLNGPGKTGVLQPESETTLPTRTRRLSFQRQPSYDSYDGPMNLHFESDAEDESVQSEQTTVRYQPPQRDHRKTAPNNGHISAIPSQPQKHQKQQKDTTYQDYLTPQPSDCLPHSTSPSYATVNKTKVVPDTRHTQPERLKARYRRDNDSHSGTSPVIHNGFHNDSVYPTRLIKSDVEHLPQEDSISNATRSSVKSSKLKALQEEIDQLKDRLSENAHSRGHDRRTHMTPQHPKEFSRRRTKVLSDSASDTSSIKSEVLHSLQNEVRELKSKLAVQENAPQDHGWPSSGNDFRMTLREKYIPNLTSRDDGSMGRVSKPNNKRTRSGSSDVGDIFTSMSDSRRSPLRVNRGNVARTREPNTSVCTFCQGSGVCSHDDQTFQPSQNEYYPQSPQRHQSNSYSLGTHRRRARGSAVSNPQHTASFTVQPSQQSYSPQPQYMSTPVAHTDPQYMSTPLVHTAPQFMSTPVAQTTPQFMTTPVTPVAHSPSQQYAPQYISTPFQQTYTPPPQNYSSPQQRMTVREYIPTPVHALPTKTDARFYARGQEKRSRSHTSSEEEEFYYRRSPHSKSRNPKSSYVKRDYAKISSLKSDANLEAAIRVAQHLKSTSKRMLSSVQHDLNNSLSLRDILA; encoded by the exons ATGGCAGGGCTACATCACTACCCTCCAAATTACAATCTCAGAAGAGACCAATCACTGGATGAATTTGAACAATTTGAAACCTTTTTGAAAATGCAATCGCAGAATTCAGAGGAGGGTAATTGGATGGAAACTCTACGAGAACAAGGAGTATTATGTGACGGAGAAtttgatgatgaagatgaagatAATAATCTTCCTTTGGATAGCCAAAGACATCTCCAGCTTAACACATCAGAAGAAGATGCTCTTGCCAAACAAGGTGTTCTTTTTAGCACCGATGATCTTACAACCGATGATCAAAGAGACATGTCTGAGAGGCAGTCAAACTTCCACAATAACCATAAATATCATGGCAGGGATAAGTTTGAAGACAATAATGTTTTAGATGAATTCCTTCATAAAAGCACATCACCATATAGCATTGAACAAGAGGAGGAACCAGAGTTAAGTTatcttgatgatgatgactATGAAGGATCAATACCTTCTGATCAAACTGATAACCGGTTAGAGGACCAAAACTCAGAAGAATTTAATTCAGATTCTGAAAGAAAACATGATGATGGAGATGAAAATCATAAACGTATAATATTAAACCATCATAACACTTTAGCAAGAACTATACATGCTGGGGTATCACCACATCCAGACTCTTTCACAAGAGATAGTGACCCTATTCCATTCTCTAGAAGCCAATCCATTAGATCTTCCTTGCGATCACTTCATTCAGAAGAATCTGGATCTGTTGCACTTGACAAATATTTAGATCCACAGCTTGAAAGAACAATTCAAGAGGTTGCCTCACAAGTAGAAAGCTTTGCAAGTCCGCGGCATAGTTCCGCCGATGGTCATGCATACATGACTAGTGAAAATGAAATGGATACTACTGGACAAGTAACTTCTTATATGACAGAGGAAGTTAATGATGTAGAAGTCAATGACCCCTATAGTTCACAAAGGATGCGACAGATGTGGAAGGAAGATTCAGCAGTGGAGAGCTATGGAAGTGACACAGGACCGGTCAGCGAATCAGCTAACATGAATCTTGGAAACTTTGTACCAAATGCAGTATTACGCAATCGGCCACCTAAGCCTTCTGCAATCAAGTTAAAGAAAAAAGTTCCAAATAATCATTCTCTTGCACAACCTATTAAAGCATTTACTGTGAAACCTGAAGAAGCCAGCAATAATGGTGCTGATGAAGTCTCTGAACGTAAACAAAAGATCGTTGAAGAAGAGGAATTTatgtcatcaaatggccacaaGAAAAAGAGCCCCAGGATAATCTCACTTTCTACGCTGAGCATTGACTCAAATTTACCAGCTGATGAACTAGTTCACCAATTAAAACATGAGAAATCTAGCCGTAAGCAAAATGATGAACTTGTAGATCGCTTACAACAGGATTATGATGACCTACTACAGAAGTATGCTCTTGCTGAGGTTACTATCGATCAACTGCGATTAGGAGCTAAAATAAATCTGTATTCTGATCCAGAAACTCCCAGAACAAAAAGTAGGAACACCACACCCAGAGCTAATCACCAACAAACTATTCATCTACCACAACCCCAAAGAGCTGCTGCTCTCAGTACTGATGCCTCACAAAA TATTAGTAGAAGATCAGAAAATAATCACATGCTATCACCGTATGAAACTCCACCACCAAATCTACTTTCTGGGCATGCATCGGAGGAAACAGAGAGGTCAGCTCCAGATGATGTAAACAAAAGGAAAAGATTGATGTCTGAAAATGCAATTGGAAGGGTACAAGGTGCGTCAAGTTCACAGCAAGAGGATACTTCATCATTCCCTGAGTTTACAGGGTCAGAGGGCATAGTTATTGGTTTACAGTTCCAAACAAATGGGCTCAGAGAACAG GTAGAAGTATTTGAGTCTCAACTATCCAACAATGAGCTTCAACCTTCCGAGCAAGATCAAATATTGAGCAAGTTACGTGGTGATCATGAAAGACTTGAACAAGACTACATGCAAGCAAAGGAAGAGCACCAAGCTAGATGCCGCAGAGAAGGTAACTTGAGCAACGAAAAGTTTGATCCAGATAGAGAACTAGAGGGTGAAGTCTTCCAACTAGGGATGAAGCTTGATGATATTAATGAGACAGTGGAGGAAAACTTGCGCAATCAAAGACCAGAAACACCGCCAACAAGACGAGATTTTATACCTGAACACAGCATAGAAGATGAGATTGAGAGACGGAGACAAAACATGGACCAGGAATATAATTCCTTAATGGACAG atATGACCAGTTAAAAAAATCCACATATTTTCCCAATAGAGACCAAGAGGTAGAAGAGCTTGTTTtg AAACTAGAAAACTTGCATCATCAAGACCCATCAAGATATCCACTGAAGCCACAAGTTGGTGAGAAGACATCAACTATACCAGGGCAGTTTTTAAGTGCTTCCCACCAAGGTGTGACCAGCCCAGCCTCATCAAACAAAGGTGACATCTCTTTTTCATCTACTCCAGGAAAAACACCAGACTCTTCCAAAGTAACTCCAAAAAAGG GTTCTTCAGCAACTAAGATTCCACGTTGGAACTCTAATATGAACCATGAGGGCAGTATATCAGAATCTACTGCATCTCCTGATACTGTTCGTAGAAATATTACAAATGAG TTTCATAAAAATGGTCCAGGAAAATCAGTATTGCCACGACCACGAAGTCAAGACTCGCAAGAGACAGGATCACGTCAGAAGTCACCAGAGTTGGACAGAGATAGTGGATTTATGGGATCTGAGAGCAGCAGACAATCTCAACTAACTAATCATTCTGG AGTTGGAATAGTAACCCTAAACGGTCCAGGAAAAACCGGAGTCCTTCAACCTGAAAGTGAAACTACACTTCCAACACGAACCAGGAGGTTGAGTTTTCAGCGTCAGCCAAGCTACGACAGCTACGATGGTCCGATGAATCTCCATTTTGAAAGTGATGCAGAAGATGAGTCAGTCCAGTCAGAACAAACTACAGTGCGATACCAACCACCACAGCGTGATCACAGAAAAACAGCTCCTAATAATG GACACATCAGTGCAATACCTAGCCAACCCCAGAAACACCAAAAACAGCAGAAAGATACAACCTATCAAGATTATCTGACCCCACAACCCTCTGATTGTTTGCCACATTCAACAAGCCCTTCATATGCaactgtaaataaaacaaaggtAGTACCTGATACCAGACACACACAGCCTGAAAGACTGAAAGCAAGATATCGTAGAGACAATGATTCACATTCAGGAACCTCTCCAGTCATTCACAATGGATTTCATAACGATAGTGTATATCCAACTAGACTTATAAAATCGGATGTAGAACATCTACCCCAGGAAGACTCAATATCTAATGCCACAAGGAGCAGTGTGAAGAGTTCAAAATTGAAAGCTCTTCAAGAAGAAATTGATCAACTAAAAGACAGGTTATCAGAGAATGCTCATTCCAGGGGTCATGACAGAAGAACTCATATGACACCACAGCATCCTAAAGAGTTCTCTCGGAGAAGAACGAAAGTTCTAAGCGATAGTGCGTCAGATACATCAAGTATAAAGAGTGAAGTTTTGCATTCGCTTCAAAATGAGGTTAGGGAATTAAAGAGCAAACTAGCTGTACAAGAAAATGCTCCTCAGGATCATGGTTGGCCTTCCAGTGGAAATGATTTTAGAATGACTCTTAGGGAAAAATACATTCCAAACTTGACTTCCAGAGATGATGGAAGCATGGGAAGGGTAAGCAAACCTAACAATAAAAGAACAAGGTCAGGCAGCAGTGATGTAGGGGACATCTTTACAAGCATGTCTGACTCAAGGAGATCTCCATTAAGAGTTAATAGAGGAAATGTTGCCAGAACAAGAGAACCAAATACCAGTGTCTGTACATTTTGTCAAGGTTCTGGTGTCTGTTCACATGATGATCAAACATTCCAACCTTCTCAAAATGAATATTACCCACAGTCACCACAAAGACACCAATCCAATAGCTATTCATTGGGTACCCACAGAAGACGAGCACGAGGTAGCGCTGTTTCAAACCCACAACATACTGCAAGTTTTACAGTGCAACCTTCTCAGCAGAGTTATTCCCCACAACCTCAGTACATGAGCACCCCAGTTGCTCATACAGACCCTCAGTACATGAGCACCCCATTAGTTCATACAGCCCCTCAGTTTATGAGCACCCCAGTTGCGCAAACAACACCACAATTTATGACAACTCCGGTTACCCCAGTGGCTCACAGTCCTTCACAACAATATGCACCCCAATATATTAGTACTCCTTTTCAGCAAACATATACACCCCCTCCACAAAATTACAGCTCACCACAACAGCGGATGACGGTTAGAGAGTACATACCAACACCAGTGCATGCACTACCAACAAAGACAGATGCAAGATTTTATGCAAGAGGACAGGAAAAGAGAAGTCGCAGTCATACATCCAGTGAAGAAGAAGAGTTTTATTACAGAAG GTCTCCTCATTCAAAATCAAGAAATCCAAAAAGCAGTTATGTGAAGAGAGACTATGCAAAA ATATCCAGTTTAAAGTCTGATGCCAATTTGGAGGCGGCTATCAGAGTTGCTCAACATTTAAAGTCAACGTCAAAACGAATGCTCTCCAGTGTACAGCATGATCTTAACAATTCTCTGAGTTTACGCGACATCTTGGCGTAA